Proteins found in one Limanda limanda chromosome 18, fLimLim1.1, whole genome shotgun sequence genomic segment:
- the LOC133024576 gene encoding phosphatidate phosphatase LPIN1-like has translation MNYVGQLFVQVKELYRGLNPATLSGCIDVIVVRQPDGSLQCSPFHVRFGKMGVLRSLEKVVDMEINGEPVDMHMKLGDNGEAFFVIETENDQEVVPSYLATSPIMSDGAALMGKSSGLPVQTLGSAGSNGEPGGGMMKKRRKRRRKARADNVRRGESGDYSGDEDMFTIDISSDECAEMESNRSSSRDVLRDETNVGSTSGSFKQAGVYTHSDGGWSPIHSPGNSRPTSPKSDSELLTKPSDNQNPAMHWAWGELPQAAMPSFLQVRSDPPLVCPVSIPVSDSTHFRVITHETSSEAPCEISALQLLMSEDTAVTEQTVVTFGMESESTRMESQTVTPETQVATVESVAARMMADLEEALPQTLGKSDSPSKRKVVDKRSRHLGSDGIYLDDITDLEPEVAALYFPKSDGCAAVRSMSDPGLHSSSQSPQSVSSGGDSGMDSYCDLMSDLPSIAISLCGGLTDNREITKEQFHEKIISYQQFAENPSLIDDPNLVVKIGSKYYNWSSAAPLMLAMQAFQKPLPKAAVENIMKEKMPKRGGRWWFSWRGRNSGNKSDSMSECAACGSAEQPGTMTSRHKEESSSSDEDLRAANQTSTSVQSEPGLASGGVSYKKTLRLTSEQLESLQLQDGPNNVVFSVTTQYQGTCRCQGTIYLWNWDDKIIISDIDGTITRSDTLGHILPTLGKDWTHQGIAQLYHKVSQNGYKFLYCSARAIGMADMTRGYLHWVNERGTMLPVGPVLLSPSSLFSALHREVIEKKPEKFKIECLNDIKNLFYPNKQPFYAAFGNRPTDVYSYKEVGVQLNRIFTVNPKGELVQEHAKTNISSYVRLGEVVDHVFPLKMRASSSDFPCSDTYSHFTFWRNQLPRVDHQGTTPPQSPGPSS, from the exons ATGAACTATGTGGGACAGTTGTTCGTCCAGGTCAAGGAGCTGTACCGGGGCCTCAATCCCGCCACCCTCTCCGGCTGCATTGACGTCATCGTCGTGAGACAGCCCGATGGCTCGCTGCAGTGCTCGCCCTTCCACGTTCGCTTCGGCAAGATGGGCGTCCTCCGGTCCCTCGAGAAAGTG GTTGACATGGAGATCAATGGGGAACCGGTGGATATGCACATGAAGCTCGGGGACAATGGAGAGGCATTCTTTGTGATAGAAACAGAAAACGATCAG gaagtggttcCCTCCTACCTGGCCACCTCTCCGATCATGTCGGACGGGGCAGCTCTCATGGGGAAGAGCTCTGGGCTTCCCGTGCAGACGCTGGGCTCCGCAGGGAGCAACGGGGAGCCTGGCGGCgggatgatgaagaagaggaggaagaggaggaggaaagccCGGGCGGACAAcgtgaggagaggggagagcgGAGACTACTCCGGAGACGAGGACATGTTCACCATAGACATCAGCTCCGACGAATGCGCGGAGATGGAGAGCAACAG gtcTTCTTCTCGGGATGTCTTAAGAGACGAGACAAACGTCGGTTCGACCAGCGGCTCCTTCAAACAGGCTGGAGTCTACACCCACTCAGATGGAGGGTGGAGTCCCATCCACAG ccCCGGAAACTCTCGTCCCACGTCCCCAAAGAGTGACTCTGAATTGTTGACCAAGCCGTCAGACAACCAGAATCCAGCCATGCACTGGGCGTGGGGAGAGCTGCCCCAGGCCGCCATG CCGTCCTTCCTCCAAGTGAGGTCCGACCCTCCACTAGTGTGTCCCGTATCCATCCCCGTGTCTGACAGCACCCATTTTCGTGTGATCACTCATGAGACGTCTTCAGAGGCCCCGTGTGAAATATCAGCGCTTCAGCTGCTGATGTCGGAGGACACGGCCGTCACAGAACAGACGGTTGTCACATTTGGGATGGAGTCAGAATCCACGAGGATGGAGTCTCAGACCGTCACCCCAGAGACGCAGGTGGCGACGGTGGAAAGTGTTGCTGCTCGTATGATGGCCGACCTGGAGGAGGCGCTGCCGCAGACGCTTGGCAAGTCTGACTCTCCATCCAAGAGAAAAG TTGTAGACAAGAGGAGCCGCCATCTTGGTTCAGATGGGATTTAcctggatgacatcacagatcTCGAGCCTGAAGTGGCAGCACTTTACTTCCCTAAGag TGACGGCTGTGCAGCCGTGAGGAGCATGTCGGACCCGGGCCTCCACAGCTCCAGTCAGTCCCCGCAGTCGGTCAGCTCTGGAGGAGACAGCGGCATGGACAGCTACTGCGACCTCATGTCAGACCTGCCGTCTATCGCTATCTCTCTGTGCGGAGGCCTCACTGACAACAGGGAGATCACAAAAG agcAGTTCCACGAGAAAATTATCTCCTACCAGCAGTTCGCAGAGAACCCCTCCCTCATCGACGACCCCAACTTGGTTGTAAAAATCGGCTCCAA GTACTATAACTGGAGCTCTGCGGCTCCACTTATGCTGGCGATGCAGGCCTTTCAGAAACCTCTGCCAAAG GCTGCAGTGGAAAACATCATGAAGGAGAAGATGCCCAAGAGAGGGGGGAGGTGGTGGTTCTCCTGGAGAGGCAGGAACAGCGGCAACAAATCG GATTCGATGTCGGAGTGTGCCGCGTGTGGCTCTGCTGAGCAGCCTGGGACAATGACAAGCAG GCACAAAGAAGAATCTTCCTCAAGTGATGAAGACCTCAGAGCAGCCAATCAGACCTCTACCAGCGTCCAATCCGAGCCGGGGCTGGCATCAGGGGGCGTGTCTTATAAGAAAACCCTACGACTCACATCAGAGCAGCTG gagtctctccagctgcaggatgGGCCGAACAATGTAGTGTTCAGTGTGACCACTCAGTACCAGGGAACCTGTCGCTGTCAGGGAACCATCTACCTCTGGAACTGGGACGACAAGATAATTATCTCCGACATAGATGGAACCATCACCAG gtCGGACACATTGGGTCACATCCTGCCCACACTGGGGAAAGACTGGACCCACCAGGGCATCGCACAGCTCTACCATAAAGTCAGCCA AAACGGCTACAAGTTCCTGTACTGCTCAGCTCGAGCCATCGGCATGGCTGACATGACCAGAGGTTACCTGCACTGGGTCAATGAGAGAGGCACCATGCTCCCGGTCGGCCCCGTCCTTCTGAGCCCCAGCAGCCTGTTCTCAGCTCTGCACAG ggAGGTAATCGAGAAGAAACCAGAGAAGTTCAAGATTGAGTGTCTGAATGACATCAAGAATCTCTTCTACCCCAACAAGCAGCCCTTCTATGCAGCGTTTGGCAACAGACCaacg GATGTGTACTCCTACAAAGAAGTAGGAGTACAACTGAACAGGATTTTTACAGTGAATCCTAAAGGCGAGCTGGTGCAGGAGCACGCCAAGACCAACATCTCATC GTACGTACGTCTCGGGGAGGTGGTGGATCACGTGTTCCCCCTGAAGATGCGCGCCTCCTCCTCGGACTTCCCCTGCTCGGACACCTACAGCCACTTCACGTTCTGGAGGAATCAGCTCCCCCGTGTGGATCATCAGGGAACGACGCCTCCCCAGAGTCCCGGCCCCAGCAGCTAA